In the genome of Bradyrhizobium arachidis, one region contains:
- a CDS encoding response regulator transcription factor, translated as MRLLIIEDDRESADYLVKAFREVGHIADHAADGEEGLAMAENGDYDVLVVDRMLPKRDGLSLIGALRDKDNTTPVLILSALGQVDDRIKGLRAGGDDYLPKPYSFAELLARVEVLSRRRGGPAEDTLYRVGDLELDRLSHRVARGKDELTLQPREFRLLEYLMKHAGQVVTRTMLLENVWDYHFDPQTNVIDVHISRLRSKIDKGFERPLLHTIRGAGYMIRDGIR; from the coding sequence ATGCGCCTCCTCATCATCGAAGACGACCGCGAATCCGCCGACTACCTCGTGAAGGCGTTTCGCGAAGTCGGTCACATTGCCGATCACGCCGCCGACGGCGAGGAAGGCCTCGCCATGGCCGAGAACGGCGACTACGACGTGCTGGTGGTCGACCGCATGCTGCCCAAGCGCGACGGCCTGTCGCTGATCGGCGCGCTGCGCGACAAGGACAACACCACGCCGGTGCTGATTCTCTCCGCGCTCGGGCAGGTCGACGACCGCATCAAGGGCCTGCGCGCAGGCGGCGACGACTACCTGCCAAAGCCGTATTCCTTCGCCGAGCTGCTGGCCCGGGTCGAGGTGCTGTCGCGCCGCCGCGGCGGACCGGCCGAGGACACGCTCTATCGCGTCGGCGATCTCGAGCTCGACCGGCTCTCCCACCGCGTCGCCCGCGGCAAGGATGAGCTGACGCTCCAGCCGCGCGAATTCCGCCTGCTCGAATACCTCATGAAGCACGCCGGCCAGGTGGTGACGCGCACCATGCTGCTGGAGAACGTCTGGGACTATCATTTCGATCCGCAGACCAACGTGATCGACGTGCACATCTCGCGGTTGCGCTCCAAGATCGACAAGGGTTTTGAGCGGCCGCTGCTGCACACGATCCGCGGCGCCGGATACATGATCCGTGACGGCATTCGGTAA